GAAGGCGTGACACCAAGCGAACGTCATGGTATTGCGAAAATTCGTTATTTCTACTCCAAAGACGGTAAGAGCTGGGAGCTAGGCGGCCTTGCTTATGACCCTGAAGAAGCGCTCGGATCTCGTCAGTGGGCCGGTTCAGCTATGATGGATGATGGTAAGGTTAATTTATTCTACACAGCAACAGGTCGTAAATCGAACGAAACGAAAACATATGAGCAGCGATTAGCACGAGTAACCGCTGATATTGAAGCAGATAAAGATGGTGTTGAACTGACAAGTAATGGAGACCACGAAATCTTACTTGAAGCAGACGGTGAACACTATCAAACTTTGGAACAGTCTGAAGGAAAAGGGATTATTTATTCCTTCCGTGACCCTTGGTTCTTCCAAGATCCAAAGTCAGGTGAAGAATACTTAGTATTTGAAGGAAACTCCGCTGGTACGGCCTCAGAACAGACGTGTCAACCAGAAAACATCGGAAGTAAATCCTTCCAAAAGAAACATGATGCGCCAGAAGATGCAGCGCTTTATAACGGTGCAGTAGGTATTGCTAAGAAAGGCGAGGACCTTTCTGATTGGAATTTACAAGAGCCGATCTTAGAAGCGGATTGTGTGAACCAACAGTTAGAGCGCCCGCACTTTATGGTGAAAGGGAACCAATATTACCTATTCACAATTACCCATAAGTTTACCTTTGCTCCACAAGTATCTGGTCCAGATGGCTTGTATGGTTTCACAAGCAAATCACTCCACGGAGATTATGAGCCATTAAACGACTCTGGTCTTGTAATTGCAAACCCAGAGAATGATCCATTACAAGCATACTCTTGGGTTGTTCTTCCGCATGGTGAAGTATCAAGCTTTGTGAACAAGTATAAAACTGAAGACGGAGAACAGAAATTTGGCGGCACACTAGCTCCAACACTTAAACTCTCTGTTCATAAAGACGAAACCAAAATCGTTAACGAATCCAAATTCCCTAAAATTAAATAATTTCTTCTATCGCACAGATTTTGGTGATGTGAAGCAGTAAAGGGGGACAGGTACACGGTAGTGCTTTCATGCATAAAAGCGTACCTGTCCTTTTATTAAAGAAGAGGAGTTGAAAAATGTGAAAAAGGTGTTGATGGCTTCGGTTTTGGCTATAACAAGTGTGCTTCCGGCAACGATGTTACATGCAGAACCAAAGAGTGAAAGTCCTGCAACTTGGTCTCATCAAGAGGCAAGTCAGATTGAACGTGACGCGAGCAATACGGCGCCGCTGATTGAGAAGGAAGAAATTGAACAAATGGCGCCGAACCATTGGGTATGGGACACATGGCCGCTGAGAAATAAAGATGGTTCGGTTGCTAAAGTGAATGGGTACAAAGTGATCTTTGCATTAACGGCCCCTGATGACGTGCTTCCTGGTAAGAGGCATGATATTGCTACAATCCGTTATTTCTACTCAAAAAATGGCAAGGACTGGGAAATGGGTGGTGAAGCCTTTGACCCAGCAGAAGCATATGGATCCAGGCAATGGGCTGGTTCAGCGATGGTTGAGAACGGAAACATTCACTTATTCTACACAGCCACAGGTCGTAAAGGTGAAGAAGGGTTAACGTATGAACAGCGTTTAGCTCTTGCAAACGGTAAAATGAACGTATCGAAAAAGGGCATCTCGTTCTCTGATTGGTCCCATGATATTATTTTAGAACCTCAAGGGGAGTATTATCAGACAGAAGAGCAGTCTGAAGGAGGTATCTTGTACTCGTTCCGTGACCCATGGTACTTTGAGGACCCTAAAACAGGAGAAGAATACATTACCTTTGAAGGGAATTCTGCAGGAGATGCGAGCGACCAAACATGTCAGCCCCGTAACATAGGAGATAAAGAGTATCAGTCCTCAACTGAAGTCTCTGAGGTAGCATCCGATTATAATGGAAATGTTGGTTTGGCGAAATTAGACAGCGAGGACTACACAAGTTGGGAGATCATGCCTCCTGTCCTTGAAGCGGACTGTGTGAACCAACAGTTAGAGCGCCCTCACTTTGTGATGAAGGGAAATCAATATTATCTGTTTGTGGATAGTCATAAGTTTACCTTCACTCCCGGTATTGAAGGACCAGATGGATTATATGGCTTTACAGCAGATTCCTTATATGGAGACTACCAACCGTTAAACGGGAGTGGTCTTGTGGTCGCTAATCCAGAAGACAACCCGTTCCAAGCTTATTCTTGGATCGTTCTTCCGAATGGAAATGTCATTAGCTTCGTTAACTATATAGACCTAGGAGATGTAAGCTTAAAAGAAGTTGGAGCCCAACCGGTTGACTTCCAATATGACCATTTCGGTGGAACCCTCGCGCCTACATTGAAACTGTCCATTCATAAGAATAAGACCCGGATTGTGAATGAGCTTCAATATGGGAAAGTGAATTAACATTTTATAAGTGAAGGAACCACGAAGCTTCGGCTTCGTGGTTTTTTTGGTGGGGGTGGTGTGGATCAAGAGGCGGTGGAGCGGGGCGACGGCCCAAGAAGAGGGAGGACGGCTCAAGATGCAGGGCAGCGGCTCAAGCTTAAGCTTAACGGCTGAAGAGAAACAGAGAATGGCTCAAAAAAATGAAATAACGGCTCAAGAGGTTAAAATAACGGCTCGAGTTAAGAGATAATGGCCTAAGTGGGGGGAGAGTGACTTAAGTAGAGGTTTAATGGCTTAAGTCAGGTAGAAAGTGACTCAGGTTGAGGACGACGGCTCAAGATGCAGGGCAGTGGCTCAAGCTGATGCTTAACGGCTCAAGAGCAACAGGAAATGGCTCATAAAAATGAAATAACGGCTCAGTAGGTTAAAATAACGGCTCGTGTTAAGAGAAAATGGCCCAAGTGGGGGGAGAGTGACTTAAGTAGAGGTTTAATGGCTTAAGTGAGGTAGAAAGTGACGCAGGTTGAGGACGCCGGCTCAAGATGCAGAGCAGCGGCTCAAGCTTAAGCTTAACGGCTCAAGTTGTGAAATAACGGCTCGAGTTAGCGAGAAAGCAACTCAAGATCAGAGCGCCTCCTCAAACGCCCCCCCCCTCTCCCTTCGCCACTTTTCTAGCCCCTAAAATTCATAAGCATTCAAACATTACAGAAGCCTAACAATTAAAGCATAACTATACACAATGTTGCGACAATTTGATACACTATATCGAACCGGAAATTTATTAGAGGGACAGGTCGGTTTCGTCATGTCCCGTTAGATACGCAACTTAACGAGATGAGGTGGTTCAAGATGAGTATAAAGCCATACATGTTAACGGATCAGGGATTTGTGAATCAAGATGAGCTTCGTTATCCCTTTGAAGAAAGAGGTCTGCAGTTTGGGGATGGAGTTTATGAAGTCATTCGGATATACAGTGGTCAGTATTACTTAATTAAAGAGCACGTAGAGCGATTGTTCCGTTCAGCAGAGGCGATTAAGATTAAAATGCCTTTCTCGAAAGAAGAGACATATGAGAAATTAAATGAATTGCTTGAGAAGAATAGTGTCGATGGTGATGCGAAAGTATATTTACAACTAACACGAGGCTCGGCTCCACGTGATCATGCTTTTCCAAAAGATGTACCAGCGAATTTATATGCGTATGTTCAGGATCTGCCAAGAAAAATGGAGGCGCTGCAAGAAGGGGTTTCTACCATTACGCA
The nucleotide sequence above comes from Pontibacillus chungwhensis. Encoded proteins:
- a CDS encoding glycoside hydrolase family 68 protein gives rise to the protein MKNFLSILKRKAVVTTALTATLVAGSLSTTVQAEVDEDTSLWSWEQADKIERTKDNTAPQISEEEIQDIAPDLYVWDTWPLRNRDGSVARVNGYKVIFSLTAEKEGVTPSERHGIAKIRYFYSKDGKSWELGGLAYDPEEALGSRQWAGSAMMDDGKVNLFYTATGRKSNETKTYEQRLARVTADIEADKDGVELTSNGDHEILLEADGEHYQTLEQSEGKGIIYSFRDPWFFQDPKSGEEYLVFEGNSAGTASEQTCQPENIGSKSFQKKHDAPEDAALYNGAVGIAKKGEDLSDWNLQEPILEADCVNQQLERPHFMVKGNQYYLFTITHKFTFAPQVSGPDGLYGFTSKSLHGDYEPLNDSGLVIANPENDPLQAYSWVVLPHGEVSSFVNKYKTEDGEQKFGGTLAPTLKLSVHKDETKIVNESKFPKIK
- a CDS encoding glycoside hydrolase family 68 protein, producing MKKVLMASVLAITSVLPATMLHAEPKSESPATWSHQEASQIERDASNTAPLIEKEEIEQMAPNHWVWDTWPLRNKDGSVAKVNGYKVIFALTAPDDVLPGKRHDIATIRYFYSKNGKDWEMGGEAFDPAEAYGSRQWAGSAMVENGNIHLFYTATGRKGEEGLTYEQRLALANGKMNVSKKGISFSDWSHDIILEPQGEYYQTEEQSEGGILYSFRDPWYFEDPKTGEEYITFEGNSAGDASDQTCQPRNIGDKEYQSSTEVSEVASDYNGNVGLAKLDSEDYTSWEIMPPVLEADCVNQQLERPHFVMKGNQYYLFVDSHKFTFTPGIEGPDGLYGFTADSLYGDYQPLNGSGLVVANPEDNPFQAYSWIVLPNGNVISFVNYIDLGDVSLKEVGAQPVDFQYDHFGGTLAPTLKLSIHKNKTRIVNELQYGKVN